The genomic region CCTTAGCCTGTTAATTATTCTTGTAAGCACCCCCTCAAAAAATCCATCCTTATCATAGACAATCACGGCATCCTCAGTCATGTCCAGATAAAGCGGTGAGAACCTTTTAGCCTCCTCCCTAGTTTTTATTAATGGGGACAGGGTAATAGCATAGCCTCTATCTAATAATTCATCAAGTAATGACTGAACCTCATCCTCAGCCCTCTCAAACATTTTAATCCTATCAGACATGGGTTTCGGCAATTCCTCGAAAATTACCAACATGTCAATATCGCTATCCCTACGTTGAACGCCCCTCGCGACACTACCGTAAATAACAAGTGAAACCAGGTTATCACCGTATAGCCTAATCAATGAGTTTAATAGGTTCTGAATGACCGTTCTATAGGGCTCCTTAATGAAATCAAGGCCCTTCCTAAACATTGAACTAAACCTCTATAACTCATTCATTGAGATAATTTTAACTTAACGCCCTAAAACTAACGGAGGTTATAAAGACTTATAGACATCCCTGCCCTTATCAGTAATGTGAATTATCGTTGAATAACCAATTATCTCAAGTCTAATTAGGCCCAGGTCCTCAAGCCTATACAGCACGTCCATGGCATCATTAATGCTGAGACCAGCCACCCTAAGGCGCTCAGAAACCTCCTCAAGTTTAACATTATCCTGACCCTTCTTGTTACAGGCATCACCAATAATCCTTAAGACAATTCTCTCCTTATCACCTAATTCTGTAGACATCATTTTATTTAATACATAACTTATTAATAAGGATTTTTATATTTAGATCAATTTAACTTAATACACATATTTAATAATGAATAATATTAAATTAATGCGATAATTCAATATAAGAATCAATTCATTATGTCTTCGGCATAACCCTTATAAGCTTCATGGAGGTACTCCCATGATTGCCTATGCCATTGAGTAAGGATACTAAGTACATAAAGTCAATAAATGGTAAGGTTTCCGTAATAGGTATGGGAACGTGGGGTATGGGTGGTGGTTTCTGGTCACCTGACTACTCAAATGACGAGGGTTGGGTCAAGGCACTAAGAAGAGGCATTGAGTTGGGAATGACTCTAATCGATACGGCAGAGATGTATGGTGGTGGACATGCAGAGGAACTAGTCGGTAAGGCGATAAAGGGCTTCCCAAGGGAGGAACTGTTCATAGTTACTAAGGTTTGGCCGAACCATGCCCGCTATGATGATGTCATTAGATCTGCTAGGGCTAGTAGGGAGAGGTTGGGTACGTACATAGACCTATACCTGCTCCATTGGCCTGCCACTGATGTGCCGATTTGCGAGACTATGAAGGCCTTTGAGAAGTTGATAGATGATGGAGTGGTTAGGTTTGTCGGTTTGAGCAATTTCGATGTTGAGGGCATTGAGAGGGCTAGGCAATGCTTCAGTAAGTATGACATTGTCGCCGTGGAGAATAGGTATAGTCTCCTCCATAGGGTTGATGAGGCGTCGGTAATACCATACGTGCAGAGGAATGGAATGCTTTACCTGGCATATACGCCACTTGAGAAGGGCGAGTTCGCCCGTAATGAATTCCTCGGAAGTATTGGTAGGAAGTATGGTAAGACGGCAATACAGGTCGTGCTTAATTGGTACGTAGGCATTGACAACCTGGTGCCAATACCGAAGGCAGGTAAGGTTGAGCATGTTGAGGAGAACGCGGGCGCCATGGGCTGGAGACTGAGTAAGGAGGATTGGGACGCAATAAGTACTCACTTCCGTAGGGTTTAATGATGACAAGGACATTAACAATAACCAAGTACGCGGAGGTAATATCACTGGCATTATTAATCGTGAGCTTAATATTACTAGTAGTTCCATTAATTCAAGGCGCCATCATTACGTACACGTGCATAAACGGTGAGTTAAAAAGCAACACAACATGCATATTTCCTCAGGTAGTTAAAATTAATAATTACGTAATTGGTAACGCACTGGTCTCAATAAACAATGGACAACCCGAGAGACTGAGTAATGGGTCAATAATGGCAAGGGAAATCACGTTAATGCCGGCAGTAAACTATGTTAGAATAATTAATGAGTCGCAGGTCACGTTTAATATTTATAATCCAATGAGTAAATGGGTTAACATCACACTACCAGGCTCATGTACCCTCACGATAAACGCCACAGTACTTGGCAGTGGTTATGTATCAATTACCGTACTAAGCGATAGGAGAGTCATCGACTATACACCATACACATACTCACTATTCATAACGACCCAAGCTGACAATAACTTAGATATACTGATTAAACCAGCTGTTCCATTATCATGCCCCTGCATAAATACGATAGTCAATATACTAGTGAATGGTACATGCATTCAACGCAATAACGCCATTGTAACGTCGATTGCGTACGTTGAGAGTAATAATACGGTTAATAATGCCCATGGCGTGTATGCATTAATACTTATATTGGCTTCATTAATTATGCTTGCGACCTCATTAATCCTTAGTACTAGGCGGTGAGCATGGAGCATAAAGCATTTATAATTTGCTAAATAAACCAAGGTTAATGCCTGGGATTAACGAGATAGTTCAGGAGGAGGCCAAGAGGATTGTGAATAAGTACCTTGAGCAGGTAAATGAGAGAATAAACAAGGCTAGGGAGGAATTATTGAAGAAGATTGAGGAGATAAGAAACATTAAGTAATTAGATGGCGGGACCGTAAAGCTTAGCCACGAAGTCCCTCGGTATACCTTCAAGAAACGCGTTTAATAGTGTAATAATTAGTTCGCTTTCAACGAACTTGAAATGTACGGCAGCCAAGGCGGCGCCTGGTGAGAATTCCGTAAATAGCGATATCATGGAGTTCTCAAGGTCCTTGGCAAACCTATAACTAAATGAGCCGAGGTATTGAACCAGTAATCTCAGGTCTGAGGAGCCGGCAACTTTAATTAACTGATCCACTGATGGGAATACGGAAGCCACCTCCTCGAGTATTCTCGTTGGCGATTCACCGTATATCTTCACGGCCGTACCGAACACGGCGCCTGAACGTATTGCCAATTCACTGATTAATTCCTGCGATATGCCCCATAATTTACCTCTTAATACCACATTGAGATTGTAGAACTCAACGAGTTCCTTAATGAATTTATTAACTGAGTAATCAATCCTCGCCAATCGCATTAAGTACTCAATGAATGCCTTGTCTATGAACGTGTCAAGAAGCATCACACTATACTGAGTATATTGCTTATTAATCCTTAGGAAACTATCAAGTGCAGGGCCTGCTGGGTGTCGAATCTCTATTAACTTATTGCGCAGGTCCTCTACATCCCTAACACTCATGATCGCAGCCAGCACATGCCTTCTACCAAGTTCCTCCTCCACAGTAACATTAATCAAACCCTCCATGGACCCACCACCCTCCAACCCCCTCATTAATGACTTCGCAATTACCTTAACATTCTCAAGCTCAAACCTCATTAAGTATGACTTCAAGACTGTCGATGCCGGAGACGGCACTGATGATGCCAACGAACTTATCGACTTGATTACGTGAGACCTAACCTCGTTAGTCACTTGGGCCTCATCAACTATCTTACCCAACCTCTCAAGGATATCCCCATACTCAGTACCCTTCAGCACGTTCACCGCATCCTCAAGGGTCTGGGCCAGTATCAATGCGTTCAATCTATCCTTACTCAAGTACCTAGCCCTTAACCCCCTAACCCTAGGTCCAAGCGCGGTTAATTTAATAACGTAATTGCTCGACATTTCACTTACTCACCGATCAATGCCTTAATAACCTCATCAACGGTTTTATCAATTGCGTCATTAACTCTCTTCTTAAACTCCTCAACCTCCTTATGCAGTTGTTCCGAATACTTACTCACCTCATTCTCAATTTCCCTAGACCTACTCTCCCTATACTCATTAATAATCCTCTTTATGTACTCCTCAACCTCACTTTGAACCTTAACCTTAACCTCGTTTATTAACTTAGCAATCTCAGCATCATTACTATCCCTTAACTTATACACCTCATCAACCTTACTATCAACCTTCCTGAGAATTTCATAAATCCGTTCTAAAGACACGATAATGACTCTGCGATAAGGCCCTTAAAAATATTATTGCATCATAATTGATTATGGCGCATTGGTATAAACCGTGGTTTATTATCAATGATAAATAATGGTAAAGACCTAAAAATATCTTTTTAAAACCCGTGATTAATGGATACGAAGGATGTCGTAAGGGCTTTCAGACTCATAAGCATTGCACTATACGTAGTGATAATAATAATAACCGTGGTCTTAGGCACCGTGGCGCTATATCTAGCTGTTAAAGATATTATGTCGTTAATGCCCTTTTCCTCAATATCTGACGTAAAAATACTAGGTGCTTTATCTGCGGTATTCCTCGTCGTAATAGCGCTTGAATTTGTTGACATGTTCCTAGAATACATAAAGACGGGTACCGTAGTCGTAGACCTGGTACTTGCTGTTGTCCTCACGGCGATCTCCAGGGAATTACTGCTCTATATCGCATCACCGGGCGCGTCCTTTGACTATGGCGTATTGTTAGTGGCCAGCATACTGGTGCTTGCACTGGCGTATTGGTTAGTCAGTAGGGCTAAGATGGTGTCACATATTAGTTAACTCAAGTCTCCTCGGCATTTCAGGCAGTAAATTCCTAATGCTATAAAGGGTTTCGTACTCATTTATACCAAGTCTTTTCATTATGTTGGTTATGGCATCCTCAAGCACGTCCTTATTAATGCCGTGTATCATGAAGTAGCAGTTATAGGGCCATGAACCAAGGGTCACCTCCCTAAGCACCACATGCGTGGTTTCCTCAATTAACGCAGCTCTTTCACAGATTTCCGGCGTTGCCTTGAATACCACCATCGCATTCTCCCTAAATCCCACCTTATCTGAGTCCAGTGTTGCGTAAAAGTCCCTAATCACCCCAACCCTCATTAAATTATTAATTAATTTCCTCAGCCCATCAATATCCGTGTTTGCGAGACTTGCTATTTCATTAAAAGGCTCCCTCTCAATGCTTATTGCCCTCAACTTCCTGAAAAACTCCATTGGAAGCCCCGTGGATTCTATGGGTGGTACATTGAGCGGTAATATCATTGACTTCGTTCGAGATACCCCACTGATTAAGTCAAACTTAACGTCAATCTTATAGGTCCTCAGCGCCGTTAATACCACAAGGTCATTAATACCAAACCTGGACAGGGTATTGGAGACCTTCATTATTAGCTCCTCCTTGCTCCTGGCCTTGGTAACAAACCACACATTATACCTAGGGTGTTCCCTAACGAAGTTATGCGAGACCTGAGGATCGGAATTTATAGCCTTGGCAACCTCATCGATTAACTCATTCGGTACTTTAACGCCAATTAAAGCCGATACCAAGCCCCTTGATCTATAATTCACCAGCGCCCCAATCCTCTTAATCACGCCATTGCTTATCAGGCTTCTCGTCTCACTTAATACCCAATTCTCATCCTCGCCAAGTCTCTTGGCCACATCAAGAAATGGCCTTTTAGTTATTGGGAAGTTGTACTGAAGCTCCATTAGTAATGACCTTCTTTTGTCAGTAAGTTCCACAGGTCATGCCCTTGATTACTACTTAAAAAGTGATTTGCGTTTGCGCTCCGGTGAATAACTGTTATATAAGGGTTAATTAAAACGCGCATTGTATGGAGGAGTACGATCTACGAATTATAAAAGCACTGGTTGATTTAGTAAGTAAGAGCAGGGGTAAGAGGGTAACCATTAAGGCAAGGTCATTACTAAAGTTTGCAGGTCTTAATGATAAGCACTCAGACATTCTAAAGACGGCTAAGGTCCTCGGTAAATTGGCGAATGATGGTTATGTTAGGGTTGAGAGCACAAAGCCCGTTAAGACTAGGTCCAGGGTTCTTAGGTACATAATTACTGAGAGTATGGAACTATGGAAATTGGCTAAGGAGAATCCAAATGACGCCGTTAACATCTTACTGAAGAGGTTAAGGGATTTAAGTAATTACGGTGAGGCTCAGGCTTAGGCCTGAATGGCAGGTAATACGGCCGTGAGGAAGGAGGTAGAAATCGTTAAGGGGCATAGGCTTGACTATCAATTATACAGGTATTTCCTACAGTACTTCTCTGAAAGTGAATTGGAAAGTATCTTTGAAAGCATTAGGAGACCACCAGGTAGGTACTACATTAGGGTTAACACCTTGAGGATAAGCCCTGAGGAATTAATGAGGTTACTACGTGAAAGGTCTATAGACGTATATCCTGATGAGTATTTACCTGAGGCGCTTTGGTTCCCCGTTAAAGGACCTAATAAGATACCGTCAGCACGTAAGTACGTACTCGCCGATAAGAGAGCCGCTGAGAGTGTTTACGTAGGCGCTAACCTATACGTACCCGGTGTAGTGAGGATGGATGAGGAGATTAGGAGGGGTGACGAGGTCAACGTCATAGCCCCCAATGGTGAGGTTGTGGCGTTTGGGATAGCCGAGGTAAGTAATGACAATATCAAGACCACTAGGCACGGAATTGCAGTTAAGACACTAGTCAGTGTCTATGAGATGCCTAAGGTTAGGGAGATGAGGGAGTACGAATTGGGTCTCTTCTATGACCAAAGCCTACCGGCCCAGTGGGTTGGCCATGTAGTTGACCCTAAGCCCAATGAGGTTATTATCGACATGAACGCGGCGCCTGGCGGTAAGACGAGCCACGTAATACAGTTAAGTGGCGGTAAGGCTATTGTCCATGCGTTTGATAGGAGTGAGGGTAAGGTTAGGGAGATGATTGAGATACTGAATAGGCTTGGAATGAATGGTCTTTATAGGGTTGAGGTCAGGGATACGAGGTACCTGGACATCGATAGGCCTGACCTCATCGGTTCTGCGGATAAAGTCCTCATAGACCCACCCTGCACGGACATGGGTGTTAGACCCAGGCTATTTGATGTGAAGACCATGGACTTAGTCATGGCGATGTCGAATTATCAGAGGCAGTTCATTAAGGTTGCGTGGAGGTTATTAAGGCCTGGTGGTATCCTCATTTACTCAACATGCACAATACCACCACTTGAGAATGAGAATAATATTGCCTATGCCGAGGGCCTAGGCTTCGAGGTAATTGATATAAGCATCCCCAGGGCATCAGGTGGATTGATTGATAAGTATAAGAATTCTGTCGTTAGATTTTACCCGCATGTACATGACACGCCAGGCTTCTTCATAGCTAAGCTCAGGAAGCCTTCTCAAAGGCATCAATAAACATTGGCTTTAGTAGATTCACTAGGTCCTTAACGTTAATCCTCATCAGCGTGTTCCTAGACCCGCCGCCACATAATACATAATCATTCTCCAGTATTGACGGGTCCATAACAACCTTAAGCGATAGAACCCTCTCACTGAGTGGCGTCACCGCACCAACATCAACACCTAAAACCTGCTTAACCTCCCTTGCCTTAGCCATTGTTACTGACTTACCCAACGCCTTAGACAACCTATCAAAATTAATGATCTTATCACCCCTAACAATTGCCACCAGGTACTCATCACCAGCCCTGAGCAATAACGTCTTAACAATCTTACTCGTGGGCTCACCACTTTCCCTAGATGCCGCCTCCACGGTCTCAACTCCATGGTCAAACTCTAGAACGTTAACGGCCAAACCCATGATGACCTCCCTACGTACCTTAACCACAATACTTAATCAATGGGTTGCCCTTTAATCCTTTTAATACATGGCATAAAGCATACCCCAGTGATTATGGCCGTAAACATAGTCGCTAAGGAGTTCAGGGAATTCTTCAATGAGGAACCAACCCTAATAACCTCAGCGCCAAGTAGGTTGGACTTCCTTAATACGCACCAGGATTATAAGGGGTTGCCCGTCGTTGCCGTTGGTATCAACCTAAGAACTTACATCGCTATTTCCAGGTCTCAGGATGAGTTTGTGGTAGCGTCGGGCAATCTGAGGGATGATAATGTAAAGTATGTCGATAAGTTCTCACTAAGCGAGTTAAAATTACTTGGTGGTAAGTGGTTTGGGGACTATATTAGGGCCCTTATAATGGCGTTTATGAGGCATGGCTATTCTATCAACCCCTTTAAGGCGTGGATACGTAGTAATGTACCAATAGCGTCAGGGCTTGGGAGTAGTGGCACATTATTGGTGGCGTTAGCCTCAGCGATTAATGCCATTAATGGGTTTAACCTCGATAGAAGGGCCATCGCTGAAATAGCGTATGAGGCTGAACATGACGTCATGGGCATACCCTGCGGTAGGCTTGATCAGTATGCCGCTGCCTTTGGAGACATCGTGGTCATAGAGACCAAGCCTCCCTACAATGTTGAGGTTCTACCACGCCTTAATGGAGTATTCTTAGTCGTGGATACGGGCATTAGGCATAGCACCGCGGATATACACCCCAAGCGACAGCAGGAGATTGATGAGGGCCTCAATAAATTACTTAGTATGGATATATCGGGGAGTTTAAGGAAGAAGCTTGGGGCTCATTATTGGGAGGTTCATTGGGATGAAATAAGAGAGGATGAAATATCACGATTTATTGAAGGATTAAGTGACGTGCCTAGGAGGAGGATATTATATACGTTGAGGGCTAATGAAAGCACGAAAATAGCATTGAAGGTTATCAAGGGGGAGGCTGTCGATATTAAGGACTTAATGAGGACACTGAACCTAAGCAATGCAGAGGTGGATAGTTTAATTTCACGTTATGACTGGAGGGAGGCGTTAATTGGCAGGGTTATGACTTACCAACATAGACTACTTAGTGAGTATTACGATGTGAGCCTACCCATAATAGATGAGTTAGTTAACTTCCTAGTGAATGAGGGTGTGTATGGGGCTAAATTGTCTGGAGCCGGCTTGGGAGGCTCGGTCATCGCGCTCGTCAGGGATGAGGCTATGGCCAGGGAGATACTGAATAAAGTCCTAGGTAGGGGTTTAGCTCCGAGGGGCTGGGTCGTTAGTATAGATGGTGGGGTGATGGTTCATGGTTAATAAGCCCGTCATGGAGCTTAGGTGGGACCCAACACTTGGGGAGTGGGTTCTTGTATCTAACATTAGGCGTTTTAGGCCGTGGCAACCAAGCAATTACTGCCCATTTTGCCCTGGAAACCCTGAGACTGGTTATGGATGGAGGGCCTTAATACTCGAGAATAGATACCCAATGCTCATGGAGAACCCACCCGAACCTAGTAATCATTGGTTTTATAGGACGGGTAAATCAGTGGGTAGGTGCTACGTGGTTGTTGAGACCCCTGAGCATAACATTGATGATATTAGTGACTTATCCATTGATCAAATTGAGTATGTACTGAATATGATAATTGATAAGGTGAGGGAGGAGTCAGGTAGGGCTTATGCGCACTACTTCCTTTGGTTTAGGAATAAGGGTAGGGAAATAGGGGTCTCACTGACGCATCCTCATAGCCAAATATATGTGTTGCCGTTCACGCCTAGTAGAATTGAAAGAGAGCTCAACAATGCTAAGGAATACTTTAATAATTATGGCAGGTGCCTATTTTGCGATATATTAAGTGCTGAGCTTAAGGACAGTGTGAGGTTGATCTACAGCAATGATTACTGGGTCTCATTCATGCCCTTCTACTCACATTGGCCCTTTGAGATTCATATTTACCCGAGGAGGCACGTTCAATTAATTACGGAAATTACGAAGGATGAAGTTAAGGATTTGGCCGAGATCCTTAAGGTATCATTATGCGGATTAAAGCACATATTTAATAAGTCAATGCCATACGTATTAGTGCTACACCAGGCACCACTGAAGGGTGATTACCCATATTACCACCTGCATATTGAGATTTACGGTATCCTTAGGGAGGAGGATAAGATCAAGTATGCAGCCGGCATGGAGACTGGTGGCGGTAATTTCACGTATGACTCCGTGCCTGAGGAGAATGCGCAGAGGATTAGGGACTCAGTAACCAGGAATTGCACTCATAAAGGACAATAATTGCTGCGTTAGGTTTTTATTAAATTCCATCTCTTACGGCTCAATGAGCAGCGCATTTAAGATATCAGTCACCAAGATGGATTTTGGAGTTAGTGAGGAATTAACAAGTAAGGTTTACGACACGGTAATAATCGGCGGAGGACCGGCGGGCATGTCCGCAGCCATATACGCGGCTAGGTATGGACTGAGCACGATAATAATTACCGAGGAGATTGGTGGGCAGGTGGCTAAGTCTGGGTGGGTTGAGAATTACCTTGGCTACACAAGGATTATGGGTCCAGACCTGGTCAATAAGTTTGAGGAGCATGTTAAGTATTACAACGTACCGATAATCATTGATTCTGTCGAGAATGTGGAGAGGGATGGCGATTTATTTAAGGTTTATACATTGAACGGTGATGAATATACCGCGAGAACCGTAATAATAGCGGTCGGCGAAAAGAAGAGGAAGCTTAACGTGCCCGGCGAGGACACATACAACGGTAGAGGTGTCAGTTACTGCGCACCCTGCGATGCACCACTATTTAAGGGCAAGGTCGTCGCGGTGGTTGGCGGTGGCGATTCGGCGGCATCAGCGGCATTGTTATTGACTGAGTATGCAACCAAGGTCTATATAATCCATAGGAGGAACCAGTTAAGGGCCCAGAAGTATTATCAGGACTTGTTGCTTAAGAATCCGAAGATTGAGATTATATGGAATACCGTGGTTAAGGAGTTACAGGGCGATAAATTACTTAGGAAGGCAATACTGCAGAGGGTTGACACGAAGGAGGTATTTGAGTTACCACTCGATGGTTTATTTGTTGAAATAGGCGCGGAGCCGCCTGTCGAGTTATTTAAGAGGATTGGGCTTGCTCTCTCGCAGGATGGTTACATAAAGGTCAATCACCTAATGGAGACAAGCATACCGGGCATTTACGCAGCTGGTGATTGTGTGGACCTAACGCCAAGGGACTTTAGGCAGATAGTGGTGGCTGCCGGGCAGGGAGCCCTTGCTGCGTACTCCGCCTATAACTATATAATTAGAAAGTACGGATTTAATAGACGCTAATGCCTGAGAAAATTTATTTTTGGATTAGTATCCAGGTTTTTTGTAATGATTAATAGGCATGGTGAGGAAGAGGAGGAGACTGTAGGTTCGCTTGAGGAATTGCCCCTATCAGCGAGGTTGGTATTGAATTACTTAGAGTTTGAGCACTTGATAAACAATAAGACCTACGTCACGTTTAAGGAGATAATAGATGGTACAGGGCTTGGAACTAGGACTGCCAGAAACGCCATTAACTTACTGCGTAAGAGGGGTTTGATTGATGCGTACCTTGACGTGAAGGAGAGGAGGAGATACATGTATAGGCTTAACTTTAGGAATCTTACGCAGGATAGGGTTGACGTAACGCCGGGGCTTTACGTAATTGATATTGGTCTTGGCACAATACCGAGTATGACATTTAGGATTTATAGGGTACTGAGGGCTACGGCGGTTGCGTTTTACACGGACAGTGTACCAACGAGCTACCTAGAGTTCACTAAGTGTACCTGCGCGATGCAGAGGCTCGTTAATTACGAACCTCAGGGATTTGAGGAAATAGTGTATACAGTCACTAATCATGGGGGTTCCGTGGCGTTAGTCATGGACTCATTATTGGACTCGCAGATTGTAAAGCCGTATTTAGATGCAATATATGAGTCTAATGAACGCGGCCACATAATGATATACAGGGTTGTTGGGGTTTCCCCAATCCAGGTGGCCCTTGAGTTACTATTGATGGGTAGAGAGGACAGAATTTCATATAAGAGGGAGGGCATTATAATTCGGGTTATAACGACTAAGGAAAGTATGCAATTGAAAGATTACATCAAGGCGTATGTCCTAACGATGAGCGATGACGGCCTAATGCTTAGAGAGTATGGGCGAAGCAGTGATTTTAATGGGTTAAAGGCTTACATAGTGTATTCAAGAGCATAATCACTTAATCTCCCTCTCACTCAATTGCCTACCTAAGTACTTAGCCGCCAGGAGCAGGAATCTTAACCCTCTTCTGGCATCAGCGTCTTTCAATAATTCACCTATGGTCTCGACCAGGGACCTACCGTCAGCGGCAACCCCCCTGGCTGCGTTTAGGGATGCTACATATGCGCAGCACCTAATGCGTGCCATGAACTCCAGCAATGTGTCTAGGTTTGTTAGTAGGTAGGTACTATTCTCGTTAATGACCGTATGAACTAATTCACTAAGCACCTCAGGATCACCAAGCAAGTCCTTCAGGGTATCTAGTAACCCAACACTACCCAGTGCACCTAGTAAATCAAGTGCCTTCTCAAGTCCTTCCCTCACCTGAGGCTCTGTAAGCTTTGCAATTATGGACATTGCCTTATCATAGTCGTTAAGTAGCCTAATTAGGTTCGTGGTTAATAAGCTCCTGGTTAAATCCTCAATGACCTCATTATTCAACAAGTCATTTAATGAGTCAAGTATGCCGAGTTCGTCTAACCTCCTTATCATCCTTAGAAATTTAATCAGTGGCTCTATATACTCAGGTGTTAGCACCTCAAGGAGCTTACTCTCAAGCTCTAGCTGTTTCTCGGCCACAGAAATCACCTATATAGGTGGCGTAACTTCGCGGGTTCTGTGGCCTCGAAATAAGCCTCAAATATTGGGTCCCAAAGCTCTGGGTACAGTATCATGTCCCAGTAAGTAGCGGCGAAGGCAACCTTAAACAAATGATTAACCCTATTTATTGGGTATTTAATCGCTGGGTTATTAAAATCACTTATCACGAACGTACCAAGGCCATAACCAACATCAAATGGGCAATTAGTGCGTCCTGTGTTGCGGGCATCCTCACCCTGAAGTATCCTGGCAACGACACCAGCCTGCAGGTGTGCGGTAACCCCTGTCTTAGCCACGGGTAACGCGGAGGCATCACCTATCACAAATGCATCATCAAATCCCTTAACCCTATTCGTAAACTTATCGGCTTGTACAAACCTATCACTATCAAGTACGTCCTCAGGTACGTACTTAATGTCAACACCAACATGCGGTGGTATAACTATCGCGGCGTCGAACTTAAGCTCCTCACCCTCCATTGAATAGGCAACCCTCTTCTCAGGGTCTATGCGATCAAGCGTATAAAAGGTTATGTACTCAATACCCCTCTCCTTAAGCAACGGCTCTATCAACTCATTCATGGGCTCAGCAGGGTACGGCCTTGGGTAAAAGGTTGCAAAGACTATCCTCACCTTATCCCTCAAGCCCCTCTTCCTGAAGAATTCCTCGGCAAGAAACGTACCCTCCAACGGACTTGGCGGGCATCTATAAGCGCCTGGGGCCAATATTATCGCCAACGTGCCCTCTCTCATACTATTTAGTGTCTGCCAAACCCTCCAGGCGTTCTCCTCATTGCTATGGTAATTACCAAACATCTCCGTGACCTTATCGAGGCCGGGGATCCTTGAGTAATCCACAGTGGCTCCGGTGGCGATCACGACGTAGTCATACTCAAGCCTTTTACCATTATCAAGCTCCACATACCTATCCTGAAGATTAACAGCCTTCACGCCAGACTGAATGAAGTTAACCCAGGGCTTAAGCACAGAACGTATCTCACGCTTAATGGGTCTCCTGGAGCCCCTGAAGGCAATGTAGAGTAACCAGGGCCAGAAGTGATTATAGGGTTGCTTATCAATGATTGTAACCTCGAATTCATCCTTAGGAAGTCTATTGGCAAGCATTGCGCCGCCTGTACCACCACCAATAATAACAACCCTCCTTTTAACCGTGGACATGCCAACCGCCTTAAATCACTTCTTAGCGGTTACCTTAATCACGGCGACGATTTTATCGGACTCCTTCCTAAGCTCAAGGAGCTGGTTGCCGGTCCTCTGTATCCAAGCCTTTATGTCGGGCTCGAAACCTGGGTCTGTG from Vulcanisaeta distributa DSM 14429 harbors:
- a CDS encoding nucleotidyltransferase family protein, which codes for MFRKGLDFIKEPYRTVIQNLLNSLIRLYGDNLVSLVIYGSVARGVQRRDSDIDMLVIFEELPKPMSDRIKMFERAEDEVQSLLDELLDRGYAITLSPLIKTREEAKRFSPLYLDMTEDAVIVYDKDGFFEGVLTRIINRLRELGATRVWVSDRAWYWVLKRDYRFGEVIEIE
- a CDS encoding aldo/keto reductase, which gives rise to MPLSKDTKYIKSINGKVSVIGMGTWGMGGGFWSPDYSNDEGWVKALRRGIELGMTLIDTAEMYGGGHAEELVGKAIKGFPREELFIVTKVWPNHARYDDVIRSARASRERLGTYIDLYLLHWPATDVPICETMKAFEKLIDDGVVRFVGLSNFDVEGIERARQCFSKYDIVAVENRYSLLHRVDEASVIPYVQRNGMLYLAYTPLEKGEFARNEFLGSIGRKYGKTAIQVVLNWYVGIDNLVPIPKAGKVEHVEENAGAMGWRLSKEDWDAISTHFRRV
- a CDS encoding V-type ATPase subunit, with product MSSNYVIKLTALGPRVRGLRARYLSKDRLNALILAQTLEDAVNVLKGTEYGDILERLGKIVDEAQVTNEVRSHVIKSISSLASSVPSPASTVLKSYLMRFELENVKVIAKSLMRGLEGGGSMEGLINVTVEEELGRRHVLAAIMSVRDVEDLRNKLIEIRHPAGPALDSFLRINKQYTQYSVMLLDTFIDKAFIEYLMRLARIDYSVNKFIKELVEFYNLNVVLRGKLWGISQELISELAIRSGAVFGTAVKIYGESPTRILEEVASVFPSVDQLIKVAGSSDLRLLVQYLGSFSYRFAKDLENSMISLFTEFSPGAALAAVHFKFVESELIITLLNAFLEGIPRDFVAKLYGPAI
- a CDS encoding phosphate-starvation-inducible PsiE family protein produces the protein MDTKDVVRAFRLISIALYVVIIIITVVLGTVALYLAVKDIMSLMPFSSISDVKILGALSAVFLVVIALEFVDMFLEYIKTGTVVVDLVLAVVLTAISRELLLYIASPGASFDYGVLLVASILVLALAYWLVSRAKMVSHIS
- a CDS encoding Lrp/AsnC family transcriptional regulator, whose protein sequence is MELTDKRRSLLMELQYNFPITKRPFLDVAKRLGEDENWVLSETRSLISNGVIKRIGALVNYRSRGLVSALIGVKVPNELIDEVAKAINSDPQVSHNFVREHPRYNVWFVTKARSKEELIMKVSNTLSRFGINDLVVLTALRTYKIDVKFDLISGVSRTKSMILPLNVPPIESTGLPMEFFRKLRAISIEREPFNEIASLANTDIDGLRKLINNLMRVGVIRDFYATLDSDKVGFRENAMVVFKATPEICERAALIEETTHVVLREVTLGSWPYNCYFMIHGINKDVLEDAITNIMKRLGINEYETLYSIRNLLPEMPRRLELTNM
- a CDS encoding PUA domain-containing protein, translated to MRKEVEIVKGHRLDYQLYRYFLQYFSESELESIFESIRRPPGRYYIRVNTLRISPEELMRLLRERSIDVYPDEYLPEALWFPVKGPNKIPSARKYVLADKRAAESVYVGANLYVPGVVRMDEEIRRGDEVNVIAPNGEVVAFGIAEVSNDNIKTTRHGIAVKTLVSVYEMPKVREMREYELGLFYDQSLPAQWVGHVVDPKPNEVIIDMNAAPGGKTSHVIQLSGGKAIVHAFDRSEGKVREMIEILNRLGMNGLYRVEVRDTRYLDIDRPDLIGSADKVLIDPPCTDMGVRPRLFDVKTMDLVMAMSNYQRQFIKVAWRLLRPGGILIYSTCTIPPLENENNIAYAEGLGFEVIDISIPRASGGLIDKYKNSVVRFYPHVHDTPGFFIAKLRKPSQRHQ
- a CDS encoding aminoacyl-tRNA deacylase; the protein is MVKVRREVIMGLAVNVLEFDHGVETVEAASRESGEPTSKIVKTLLLRAGDEYLVAIVRGDKIINFDRLSKALGKSVTMAKAREVKQVLGVDVGAVTPLSERVLSLKVVMDPSILENDYVLCGGGSRNTLMRINVKDLVNLLKPMFIDAFEKAS